From Azospirillum humicireducens, a single genomic window includes:
- a CDS encoding DUF4126 family protein: MLALILAFLIGAVAGSRTLLAPAAVSWAAYAGWLDLSGSWLFFLGHPVSPWVFTAMALVELIVDKLPTTPSRKLPFPFASRIAGGAIAGAAISADAGFWIGGLVAGGVGAVAGTLLGYAARMRLAAAFGRDRPAALLEDAVALAAAILIVAAA, encoded by the coding sequence ATGCTTGCCCTGATCCTCGCCTTCCTGATCGGCGCCGTCGCCGGTTCGCGCACCCTGCTCGCCCCGGCGGCGGTCAGCTGGGCCGCCTATGCCGGCTGGCTGGACCTGTCCGGCAGCTGGCTGTTCTTCCTTGGGCACCCAGTGTCGCCCTGGGTCTTCACCGCGATGGCGCTGGTGGAACTGATCGTCGACAAGCTGCCCACCACCCCCAGCCGCAAGCTGCCCTTCCCCTTCGCCAGCCGCATCGCCGGCGGGGCCATAGCGGGTGCCGCCATCAGCGCCGATGCGGGATTCTGGATCGGCGGACTGGTTGCCGGCGGCGTCGGAGCCGTCGCGGGGACACTGCTCGGCTATGCCGCGCGGATGCGCTTGGCCGCCGCCTTCGGCCGCGACCGCCCGGCCGCTCTGCTGGAGGATGCCGTCGCGCTGGCCGCCGCCATCCTGATCGTGGCGGCGGCTTGA
- a CDS encoding acetyl-CoA C-acyltransferase family protein — protein sequence MQNDIVIVGAARTAIGGFGGTLKDVPLTRLATVAVKAALDRSGAAVDAIGHVVMGNVIPTETNDAYLSRVAAIDAGIPIEVPAFNVNRLCGSGLQAIVSAAQAIALGDCDIAIGGGAESMSRGPYFVPGARWGTRLGDGALVDYMNGILHDPWQKIHMGVTAENVAARYGIGREAQDALAAESQRRAAHAIAEGRFKDQIVPVEIPSRKGTVVFDTDEHVRGDVTLEGLAKMKPVFKKDGSVTAGNASGLNDGAAALVLADARRAQALGLKPLARLVGYAHAGVEPDHMGIGPVPATRKVLERTGLSVADMDVIESNEAFAAQACAVMRELDFDPAKVNPNGSGISLGHPVGATGAIIAVKAIHELHRIGGRYALVTMCIGGGQGIAAVFERV from the coding sequence GGCGGCGCTGGATCGTTCCGGTGCCGCGGTGGATGCCATCGGCCATGTGGTGATGGGCAACGTCATCCCGACCGAGACCAACGACGCCTATCTCAGCCGCGTCGCCGCCATCGACGCCGGCATTCCCATCGAGGTGCCGGCCTTCAACGTCAACCGGCTCTGCGGCTCGGGCCTGCAAGCCATCGTCTCGGCGGCGCAGGCCATCGCGCTCGGCGACTGCGACATCGCCATCGGCGGCGGCGCGGAATCGATGAGCCGCGGCCCCTATTTCGTTCCCGGCGCCCGCTGGGGCACCCGTCTCGGCGACGGGGCGCTGGTCGATTACATGAACGGCATCCTGCACGATCCGTGGCAGAAGATTCACATGGGCGTCACCGCCGAGAATGTCGCCGCCCGCTATGGCATCGGCCGCGAGGCGCAGGACGCCCTGGCGGCGGAAAGCCAGCGCCGCGCCGCCCACGCGATCGCCGAGGGCCGTTTCAAGGACCAGATCGTTCCCGTCGAGATCCCGTCACGCAAGGGCACCGTCGTCTTCGACACCGACGAGCATGTCCGCGGAGACGTGACCTTGGAAGGCTTGGCGAAGATGAAGCCGGTCTTCAAGAAGGACGGGTCGGTCACCGCCGGCAACGCCTCCGGCCTCAATGACGGGGCCGCCGCCCTGGTATTGGCCGACGCCCGCCGTGCCCAGGCGCTGGGATTGAAGCCGCTGGCTCGTCTGGTCGGCTATGCCCATGCCGGTGTCGAGCCCGACCACATGGGCATCGGCCCGGTCCCGGCGACCCGCAAGGTGCTGGAGCGCACCGGCCTGTCGGTCGCCGACATGGACGTGATCGAATCCAACGAGGCCTTCGCCGCCCAGGCCTGCGCCGTGATGCGTGAACTGGACTTCGACCCGGCCAAGGTGAACCCGAACGGCTCGGGCATCTCGCTCGGCCATCCGGTGGGGGCTACGGGCGCCATCATCGCGGTCAAGGCCATCCACGAGTTGCACCGCATCGGCGGCCGCTATGCCCTGGTCACCATGTGCATCGGCGGCGGGCAGGGCATCGCCGCCGTCTTCGAACGGGTGTAA